The genomic region GCGATTTATCCAGCACCTGCCTCATTAATCTAGAGGTGCTGATTGAAAACCCCACTGAAGTGCACCACGTCGAGGTGGAGATTGTAGATGCCAACGACAATGCGCCGCAGTTCCCCAGAGACGAGTATCAATTGGAAATAATAGAGTCTGCTTTACCGGGGTCTCGTTACCCAATTGAAAACGCTCAAGATCCAGATACTGGGTCAAATTCTGTTCGCATGTATCAGCTTAGCACAAACGACCATTTCGCGCTGGTTTCTAACAAACCCTCTCTAAATACAAAGCACATCGAGCTTGTGCTCAAAAAGCCCCTTGATCGCGAGCAGACGCCTTACCATCAATTAATTCTAAGTGCTGTGGATGGTGGGACGCCGGAAAAAACGGGGACGACTAAAATCAGTGTCCGGGTACTGGACTCAAATGACAATATTCCCTCATTTGACAGCTCAGTGTACAAAGTGAAAGTGTTAGAAAACTCCCCCAAAGACACCCTGGTGATCAAACTGAATGCAACTGACCTGGATGAGGGCACAAATGGGGAGATTTATTACTCCTTCAGCAGCTACACCCCGGAGAGAGTGAGGCAGATGTTCAGCATGGACACTAATACAGGAGAGATAAGAGTGAGAAACAATGTTGATTATGAAGAGACTAACTCCTATGAGATGTACATTCAGGCAATGGACAGGGGCCCCGGTGCTGTGGCAGCACACTGTAAGGTGGTAGTAGAGGTTGTGGATGTGAATGACAACGTCCCTCAGATAGTGTTGTCATCTCTGTCGAGCCCCGTGAGGGAGGATGCCCGTGCAGACACAGTTGTGGCCCTTATTAGTGTTACTGATCGAGACTCTGGAGCTAACAAGCAGGTGAACTTGGAGATCCCAGCAGGCCTTCCATTCAAGATCAAGTCATTCAGAAACTATTACACTCTGGTTACCTCAGCCTTTCTGGACCGTGAGACCACTGATGCCTACAATGTCACTCTGAGTGCCACAGATGGAGGAAATCCTCCCCTATCCTCCCAGAAGACTATACAGGTGGATGTGGCAGATGTTAATGACAACCCTCCACGATTTGAACAGACctcatatacagtctatgtggCTGAGAACAATGCCCCCGGGGCCTCTCTGTGTACTGTGAAAGCTCGAGATGCCGACATCAAAGAGAACGCACGCATCACCTACACAGTGCTCAATGACAACAACCACGGCATTCCTGTCACCTCATATGTGTCTGTGAAGGCCGATACAGGGGAGGCTTATGCCCTGCGAGCCTTTGACTATGAGTCACTGAGAGAGTTTCACTTCCAGGTCAAAGCCCAAGATGGGGGCATTCCTCCGCTCAGCCGCGTCGCCACAGTCTACATCTATATAATGGATCAGAATGACCATGCACCACTGATAGTCAACCCCCCTGGCAATGGCACGCGCTCCTTGGAGACGGTACAAAAGAATGCCGAACCTGGTGTCCTGGTGACCAAAGTGGTGGCATACGATGCAGACGCTGGTCCAAATGCTTGGCTCGGGTATGTGCTGGAGACAGCCACTGACCCGGACTTGTTCAAGGTGCATGAACACAACGGAGAGATCAGGACCACTCGGAGGATCTTGGAAGACAACTCCACCTCCTTCACTCTAACTGTTCTTGTAAAGGATCATGGCCAGCCTGCTCTTTCCTCCACTGCTACTATTAACGTGGCAGTCATGGAGGTGCCACCAAAAGTGGTGTCTGATCCCAAGAGGATTATGCGACCTCAAGGCCCAATCCCTTTGTCCAAAGTGACCGTCTACTTGACCGTGGCTTTGAGTGCCACGACCTTTGTTTTCCTGGTCACTGTGGTGGTGCTGGCTATTGTCCGCTGCCACGCCTACTGCACCCAGCCTGGGTCCTGTTCCCCATGCTGTGTGTCACAGAAACCCCCTCCAGATGGTGGGAACAGCAGCGTGAGTGCTGGCGGAGGTGGCAGCAGTGGAGCTCCAGGCCAGCCTAATAACAATGTGGTGCTTCGGAGAGACCTTAAAGTGGAGCCTCACTACATCGAAGTACGTGGGAATGGCTCCCTAACGAAGACTTACTGCTACAAGACCTGCCTGACTGCCACGTCTGGCAGTGACACTTTCATGTTCTACAACACAGGACGACCCATCAGCGGCACCTGGGGCAGCGGTGCCGACCGCTTTTTCACCAGTGGAAGTGGATTTGTACGCAGACTCAGCATGCCCGATGCCTCCCTCCAAATCTGCCCAGAGGTGGGTcatgaattttttatttttaccttttgttCGCATAGCCGGAAGGTCAGGAAccttcaagttttaaaaagtgtcttGAATTTGACCAAGGTGTAAGCAGTATTAGGCACTTTTAAACATACCAAACCGGACTTTTCATTCCAATATGGTGCCAGTGTGCAGTGTTACCATATTCTCTGTCACTGTCACTTTGTTGCTGCAGGGAGATGACATGTTGCACATCAGGTTTTTACCCTCTCCTGAACTGAATCCCTGCAAGCTTCAGTCTCTTTGTTTAGTTCCCACTTGCACTGCAAACTCACTCAGTGTAGCCTAGCTCAGCACTCACACCGAATTAGTGTCAGTTGTGATGCTTTTCAAGGGTCCTATGTTATTTCTGATGATTCAGAGATTTGTGTTTCACCTTGAGATTGTCATCACGTCTACACCAGGAACAGGTCATGTATCATTCCTACTACTTGGTCACCCTCTTTGCATGCAGTTTtgatttgtctgtgtttttgttgtgttgagTAAGGCAGTGACATAGGAGCAGTTGGGGTTTCCTGACTTGATTTCTGATTATGGTTAGTTTTGAGGTTTATTTTTATGGCTGTATTGCATTTATGACTtctgggtgatttttttttaaaaaagagagaatcaTTAATGAGTTAACCTCATTTAATAATAGAGCTTTTTAACTGGCAATATTAAAATCAAGGGTTTGGCTTATGTGATTTCCTGAGCACATTATTtccatttgtgtttattttaaagttattcTAAAGTCATTTAGATTATGTCTTAAATGACTCTTGCAAAAAAGTTTGGGGTGACACATTCTGCTTTTATCACTAATGCTTGCTGATGAtgcaaatattcattttttcagttatttttagttttttgcttttttgttgttgttgttttttaatttatatgatGTTGAAGGTTTGGATTTTCCACGAGTTCCCTGTCTTAATTAGCAGGTGGCAGTCTCTGGtaaattagttattttaaaaataaatctgatcaAGACAAGTGTAGCAGTGTAAATGAAATTAACCTCCACACTGTGTTCATCAACCTTGCAAATTAAATTTACTCAAATGGGCTGGGTCTACCAGCAAAAAATACTCCCCCCTGATATGAACTAAGGAACATGATGTGCTTTCTTTATCTGGGACACTTGCTGCTGCCAGCGCAGGTTTGTTTCTTAaacacagcttttt from Astatotilapia calliptera chromosome 10, fAstCal1.2, whole genome shotgun sequence harbors:
- the LOC113030459 gene encoding protocadherin alpha-C2-like, which produces MAVAGLCNRIGNNVPFYFVIFSLFCGLSFGQLRYSITEELENGALVGDLAHDLGLDIRKLATRKIKVTSNSGKRNVIVNPKNGKLLVNERIDREALCDLSSTCLINLEVLIENPTEVHHVEVEIVDANDNAPQFPRDEYQLEIIESALPGSRYPIENAQDPDTGSNSVRMYQLSTNDHFALVSNKPSLNTKHIELVLKKPLDREQTPYHQLILSAVDGGTPEKTGTTKISVRVLDSNDNIPSFDSSVYKVKVLENSPKDTLVIKLNATDLDEGTNGEIYYSFSSYTPERVRQMFSMDTNTGEIRVRNNVDYEETNSYEMYIQAMDRGPGAVAAHCKVVVEVVDVNDNVPQIVLSSLSSPVREDARADTVVALISVTDRDSGANKQVNLEIPAGLPFKIKSFRNYYTLVTSAFLDRETTDAYNVTLSATDGGNPPLSSQKTIQVDVADVNDNPPRFEQTSYTVYVAENNAPGASLCTVKARDADIKENARITYTVLNDNNHGIPVTSYVSVKADTGEAYALRAFDYESLREFHFQVKAQDGGIPPLSRVATVYIYIMDQNDHAPLIVNPPGNGTRSLETVQKNAEPGVLVTKVVAYDADAGPNAWLGYVLETATDPDLFKVHEHNGEIRTTRRILEDNSTSFTLTVLVKDHGQPALSSTATINVAVMEVPPKVVSDPKRIMRPQGPIPLSKVTVYLTVALSATTFVFLVTVVVLAIVRCHAYCTQPGSCSPCCVSQKPPPDGGNSSVSAGGGGSSGAPGQPNNNVVLRRDLKVEPHYIEVRGNGSLTKTYCYKTCLTATSGSDTFMFYNTGRPISGTWGSGADRFFTSGSGFVRRLSMPDASLQICPEPKAPNADWRYSASLRAGVQSSVHMEESSVMQGAQGMLVQNWPTVSSAADGEGGGELSPPVGAGVNSNSWHFRYGAGQGYGLPQPLKPGEIPPEAFIIPGSPAIISIRHDPGPVDDKGEFISFGKKEDAKKKKKKKKDKKDKKEKGKDESGDD